TAGCCTTGCCCGTAACGAGTGGCGATAAACTTGGGCTCAGCCTTACTGTCACCTAGTTTTTTACGAAGGTTTGCTAAGTGAGTATCGACTGCCCGATCCGTAATAGGCGCATCACTTCCCCATACTTGTTCAATTAATTGCGCCCGGCTAAATACTTGATGAGGTTGTTTGGCCATGGTGAGTAGTAACTCAAACTCTACCGCCGTCAACGCAGGAGTATGCTTTGCCACAGTGACGGATTTGCTCTCTAAGTTAATGCTCAAGCCATCAAATAGCAAAGCGGCACTTTGCTGTCCTCGGTAGCTGCGCTTACATAGCGCTTTTGCTCGGGAGATGACCTCTCTCGGGCTATAAGGCTTACACACATAGTCGTCCGCACCAAATTCAAACCCCTCAAGGCGGTCGGTTTCAGACACTTTGGCGGTCACCATAATGGTAGGAATGTTGCGCATAACGGCTTCTTTAAGTAGCTCACGGCCATCGCCTCCTGGGAGCATAACATCCAAAATCGCAAGCTCAAATGTGAGGTTTTGTAAGGCTCGATGAGCATCAGGGGCGTTATCGAAATGGACAACCTGCATATTCGCTTGTGCCAGATATAAACTTAAAATCTCGGCACTGCTAGAGTCATCTTCTACATATAAAACAGTATATTGGTCAGACATGGGAAAGTACTTTTTGTACTGATTGTAATTATTAGATGTACAATTGTGAAGCACAAAAGTCGCGATGGCTGGAACCTATCGCGACCAAAAGACGATGAGAGCAACAATGGAATCTAACTAATTTGCGCGCTGATCAAAGCTCTGATCTCACTCAAGGTGGTTTCTTTTAATAGCTGTCCATCTTCAAACACCACTTCTAACAAACCCTGCTTTTCTTCTTCCTCGGTCACATTGTCCTTGCAGATCAACTCACCATTTACGCGTTCTACTTTGAGCAGTCCCTTTGCTGAGCGCTTTTTGCTGTCGGTTTTTGGCTCTTTAAAAATTGCCACACGCTGGTTATTTTTAACCACACTAGTTGCTTTTACCGCAGAGCCATGGGTATCGCGAGTGACATATTGGTAGCTATATGAGCCAATGCCGAGCACCACTTTGGACGCAAATCCTTTATCCATCAGTCGCTGTAGAATTTGACGCTGACGTTCAAGGGTAATTGCATCGCCATATATTGCGCCAATATGCTCGTCTAGCAATTTAAAGCCCTTATCGGTCACAGTGCCACCAAAGGTATCCCAGAGACATTCTATCAGTCCTTTTACTTCACACTCCTGCAGCTGCCTTGAGTGAGGCTCAACTGCATAGTAATTTCCCTGCCAACGATACGCTTCAAAGCCATCTGTCATTGCCATTTCTTGCGCTTGCTGCTGAGAGTCAACCAACTCGCTATATTCTGATACTGGTGAGACACAATACCCAGTTAGGATTTTCACCGGATCTCCGGAGTCTGGACGGATCACCACAGTGCCATCACGCGCCATGATCTCTGCTTTTAATTCTGGTAAATACTCGGTGACTAGCTTCCAAAAATCCCAAGTATCAGAGACCACACTGAGGATCCCGGTCGGTGACTGCTCACGCATCAAATATTGGAAAAACTCGATTTCACCTTCTTGGATCCAAGAACAGGTTACAGAGTGCTCGGTTGCGTCTACTGAGCAGCCGACCAGCTCCTTGTCGACATCTGCGCCATAGTACTTTTCAGCAAATAGTACCGCAGGAATAGTATCCGTCCCCACAAGGCCAGACGCAAGGTGACCAAAACCACTCATCGCCGCAGCGTACTTACCAAACATGCCGCGAAAACTAAAATCATGACCCTGAAACGGCACGATCTCCTGAGGTAAACCGGTTTTTTGAGCAAATTCTCGGAACACTTTTAAATATGCAACTGAGGTGGTAGCGCTCGTTTGGATTGGCCAGTTTTCGCAGCTTAAGACAGTCTCAATCATATTGGTTAGCCATTCAAATCCAGGCTTGGTATTGACCACAGTGATGGGCGGCACCTGATACGGTACTAAAGTCCCTTCTGGCAGCGCTTTAATCCTCAGCGGTAAATAGCCTAAGTCGTGTAGCGCCTCGAGATAACCTACATCCACCGGGTAGCCCAACATTGCTGTCATGATCCGTCTATGATTTGCCACAGCGGTGTGCTTGTCGGCTGCGAAAAAGTCTTGCCACTCTTCTTGTAAGTAACTTTTGATAAAATACTGCAGCCCCACAAAAGCCACTTTATCGTTATTTGCAACATTACTTAATTTACCGCTGCGCGAGGTAAAGTTTGCATAAACCTCTGTCACTTCAGGATGATAGGCGCGGCTGTGAAATTCTTTATACACGTCTTTTTGCATACTTGCTGCGGTAATTGTCATGACAATATTCCTTATAATTCAATCATGTTAAATTGCACATCGTGGTGTTCAACCAAGTCGCCTTTATCACGGCACGAATTAGTCGTATAAACGGTATCGATCAGTCCACTAAAAACGCCTAATCCTTGAGAGAAAATACCGTGTGTTACGTAAAGCGCAATTGAGTTAGCGCCTTGTGCTTTTAGTACCTTAGCAAGTTCGGTGAAGGTTCTACCACCATCGCAAATATCATCAACGATCAGTAAATCTTTACCCTTTACCTCACCAAGTACCTGCGTTTGTACAATTTCACCCGTTTTAAGATTTCGTACTTTTTGTGCTTGGATAACCTCAACCTCACCACCAAAATGCTGCGCAATTTTCAGTGTTTTTTTACTCGCTCCAGCATCTGGTGAAACTAAACTGAGTGCACCGCACTGCAACTGTCGCTGTAAAGCCGGACACTGAGATATCAATGTCGTTTGCTCAACATTTTCCACTCGCTCAAGGAGTGCAGGTACAACGTCGCTATGTGCATCCCACACGGTGACTTTGTCTAGCGCCAGTTGATTGATAAGTGACGCCATCACTTTTGCACCTAGCGCTTCGCCCGTCACGCATACTCTGTCTTGGCGCGCATAGGGGAAATAGGGTAACACTAATTCTATTGGCGTCCGCGCCAAACAAAGTCGCTTCAATGCATCCACCGCCATCAGTAAACGCATGATATGAGAAGAATTGGTCACTCTGGCTGTGATTTGCACTTTTTCGCAATCACGGAAATCAAATGCTTTGAAACGAATATGCTCTTCCCCGCCTGAGAAGGTAAATGCTTCATATTGAACATCTTTTTTGTTTCCAGAGAATTCATAACTCGTGACTTTCATAACCTTTCCTTAATAATGTCCCTAAGACACAAATAAGGTATCAAACATTTTTTGATCAATCAACATCTTTATGTCTAAAAGACATTTAGTGTTTATTTTTAACATAGGGATATTCAGTATATTTGCCATACTGACTACAATTGTTTATTGTGTCTAAAAGACACAAACTAAAAATCTCATGAGCCCTGATTACGATTTAACCCAATACCAAAACCCACTGTTCACGGTAGACAGCGTGTTATTTACAATTTTGCAGGACAGCTTAAAAGTGCTGCTGGTAAAACGCGCTAACGCTCCCTTTAAAGGCCGCTGGGGATTACCTGGGGGGTTTGTTGATGTTGAGCTGGACGACAACACGGATATGAGCGCGTTGCGTAAGATCAAAGAGAAAACCAGTGTTGCCCCACAATACCTAGAGCAACTTCAGGCTTTTTCTGGGATCAACCGTGATCCGCGAGGCTTTAGTGTCACCTTGGTTTATTACGCCTTGATTTCACCTCAGCAAGTGGCAACGCAAATTGACTCAGTAGATGATGTGAGATGGGTAGATCTTAGCGAGATCCCAGATCTCGCCGTGGCTTTTGATCATAAACACATTATTGAAAAGGCCAAGGCACGGCTGCAGCAAAAGGCGTTATATTCCATGATCCCGGTTTATTGTTTGCCTGATCAATTTACCATTGGACAACTCAAAACCGCCATCGAGGCCATTATCGCCAAACCCATTCAGCGCAAGAGCTTAGTAAGACGTATCGAAGCCTCAAACATGTTTGAAGCACTAGATGAAAAGGTCAAGTCAGGCGGACGTTTAGCGCAGCTCTATAAGCTAAAGCCTGATGTCGATATCGTGCATTTTGAGCGCAATCTGAGCTTAGGATAAGATGCGATTGTACGGTGTTCATTATAGAGTTATCACTGCCCCTTGCAGATAATCAAGCTCCTGACACCGCATTTGCAGTAACTCAATAAGATCTCTGGTGTAAGTCGGTGGAGTTCGTTGATTTGGCCAAAGTGCGTAGATGCTGCGAATAAATTGGCAGTCACCGATATAGCTAAATGTGGTTTGAGATTGCGCTGCCAACGCTGCAATTTCTGTCATCGGCAAGACGCCAGCACCGTTAGCCGAGCCTACCAATTTACGCACTAAGGTAATATCACCCACATAAGAGACGTGACTAAACTGCGCCAGCAGTGCTCGCCACTCATCGGTTGCAGGCAGTTGCGATGCTTTAAAGGGCAAAAATAGGGTTTGTGTAGTCGCAATTTCCGTGGCGACCACCGCTCTTACCGCGATTTTCCCCAGCCGTTTTTGATAGACGCTAGAATCCTCCAGCTCGCCAACACGGATCGCTAAATCAAAGCGTTTTTGGCTTAACAAGGCCACACTGTTGGCAGGTTCAACATGTAATTGAATATCAGGATGTTGCGACTGAAACGATTGCAGTGCATCGTATAATGGATCAATTATTAGGTTTTGCGGGCATAGCAGGTGGAACGTCTTAGCTTCTAGTGTCGAAAGCGTTTCACTTTTTGCATGCAGCGCAAGCAGCGGATCAGCCATCTCATCGACTACAGCTTGACCATGATTCGTTAATGTAAGTCCTCTGGCGCTACGCAGTAATAGCGGATAACCAAGCTTGTCTTCTAGCGCTAACATCCGTTTAGATAGCGTCGGCGCGCCTATGCCAAGGTCTTCTGCCGCCTTGGCAAAGCTTCCTCGGCGGCTTACCTCAACAAAGAGTCTTAAGTCATCTAGCATAGTTATCTCCGCAATCTTAGCTTTCCATTTTTGCCATTCTGATCGGCTGGCAACTCCCTACAATCATACCAACAGCCAAAGGAGGAAACATGCAAAAACTCATTTTTACATTACTGCTGTCATTGTGCCTATCGTTTATGGTGTCTGGATGGGTCACGTACATCAATTTGGGATTAATGGCGGACTTTACCACGCGATGGGCACATGCCTTTGCCAATGCTTGGCCGGCCTCATTCATCGCCGCCTATGTTTTATCAGCCCCAGTTACCACCATTACTAAACGCATTATGGAGAAATACCATGGCCAACAACCACTATAACGTCAACTTTATCGCCCATATCACACCTAAAACCGAGCACTATCAAGATTGTATTAACGCAATCCAAGAGATCTTGCCAGCCACTCGAGCAGAAGTAGGATGTTTACGCTTTGAACTTTATGAAAATGAAAACCGCACCCAGCTTACCTTAGTTGAGCGCTTCGTCGATCAAGCCGCGTTCGATTTTCATCATCAGCAAGCTTACACCAAACAGGTATTTACACTGTATCAAGGATGGTTGGCAAAAGCGGTGGATATTATCGCCATCAAACCACTTTAATTTGCACTTTTAAGAAGTTAAGCGCTTCTTCACAAGCAATGATAGAAGCGCTCAGCGTTAACTATGTATTTGACGCCAACTTAAACCAAATTTAGCGAGATATTTTTGCAGTCTTGTGGAGTCATTCACCTGTGACTTTTTGGTGCGGCTCACGTTAAACAACTCTCTGCCTGCAGCCGCCATACTGGCGTGGCGAGCACAGATAGTAAGCACATAATTTAACTGGTTTATATCAAACGTATCCAACTCGGCAAGCTGTGCTTTGGATAAATACTTATCTAGGATTTTATCTCCCGAAACTTGCTCTCCTGCATACCAGTTTTGCTCAAGTCGTTGAATTTCTTCCTGTACATCGCTAACCGCTATCCGAGAAGAATCCGCCAAAGTGCACAAACGCGTGATAGCTGAACTTAAATCACGAAAGTTACCCGACCACAAGGCTCGCTCCGACTGGGCAAAACGTTCAAATAACGTTTTTGCTTCTTTATTAAAGCGCACCCTTTCACCCATTTTTTGCGCGTACAAATCTATCTCGTAATCTATATTAGCCGGAATATCTTCCCTTCGGTCTCTTAGCGCTGGTAATCGATACGTCCATAGGTTGATCCGTGCGAGCAGGTCTTCTCGAAATCGGCCTTTGCAGACCTCTTTAAACAAGTCGCGATTGGTTCCTGCGATTAACTGAAAGTCACTGGTTACGGGTTGATCGCTACCGACCGGATGAAACGACTTATTTTCTATTGCATGCAATAGCATGGCCTGCTCTTCAAGACCTAGCTCACCGATTTCATCTAAAAACAACACGCCTTGGTTCGCGGTGCGTAAATACCCGTCTCGCGCTTGTTGTGCCCCTGTAAATGCCCCCTTAGTATGACCAAACAATGCAGCCATGGCATTTTCGCCCTTGAGCGTGGCGCAGTTCACCGAAACAAATTCTCCGGCCAGCATTGCCCGTTTTTTCTTTAGTTGAAAAATACGTGTTGCCAACTGGCTTTTCCCCGCACCAGTGGGCCCAGTTAACAGCATGGGATCTTTAGCGCGTATTGCCACCTTTTCAACTTGGGTGATCAGTTGGTTGAACGCCTCATTGTTAGTTTGGATCCCACCTTTTAAAAATGCTTTACCCTCGAGGTGCTCACTGTCGAATCGAGTAGCTAGCTGGTCGTATTTGGATAGGTCTAAATCGATTATTTGAACTTGCCCAACAGATTTGTTTTTATTGCTGTTGTCAGGAGAGGTTTGCGCCAAGCGGCCAGGAAAATGACGGCTCTCAGTCAATAAAAAGCTACAAATCTGTACCACATGAGTACCAGTGGTGATATGAAACAGGTACTCACAGTTGTCAGTATCGAATGCTTGAGCTTGGCACCAGTCAAAAAGTTTGGCGTACACCTCCTCAAAG
This genomic interval from Pseudoalteromonas galatheae contains the following:
- a CDS encoding response regulator transcription factor; protein product: MSDQYTVLYVEDDSSSAEILSLYLAQANMQVVHFDNAPDAHRALQNLTFELAILDVMLPGGDGRELLKEAVMRNIPTIMVTAKVSETDRLEGFEFGADDYVCKPYSPREVISRAKALCKRSYRGQQSAALLFDGLSINLESKSVTVAKHTPALTAVEFELLLTMAKQPHQVFSRAQLIEQVWGSDAPITDRAVDTHLANLRKKLGDSKAEPKFIATRYGQGYQFIARKVSS
- a CDS encoding nicotinate phosphoribosyltransferase, with protein sequence MTITAASMQKDVYKEFHSRAYHPEVTEVYANFTSRSGKLSNVANNDKVAFVGLQYFIKSYLQEEWQDFFAADKHTAVANHRRIMTAMLGYPVDVGYLEALHDLGYLPLRIKALPEGTLVPYQVPPITVVNTKPGFEWLTNMIETVLSCENWPIQTSATTSVAYLKVFREFAQKTGLPQEIVPFQGHDFSFRGMFGKYAAAMSGFGHLASGLVGTDTIPAVLFAEKYYGADVDKELVGCSVDATEHSVTCSWIQEGEIEFFQYLMREQSPTGILSVVSDTWDFWKLVTEYLPELKAEIMARDGTVVIRPDSGDPVKILTGYCVSPVSEYSELVDSQQQAQEMAMTDGFEAYRWQGNYYAVEPHSRQLQECEVKGLIECLWDTFGGTVTDKGFKLLDEHIGAIYGDAITLERQRQILQRLMDKGFASKVVLGIGSYSYQYVTRDTHGSAVKATSVVKNNQRVAIFKEPKTDSKKRSAKGLLKVERVNGELICKDNVTEEEEKQGLLEVVFEDGQLLKETTLSEIRALISAQIS
- the prs gene encoding ribose-phosphate diphosphokinase → MKVTSYEFSGNKKDVQYEAFTFSGGEEHIRFKAFDFRDCEKVQITARVTNSSHIMRLLMAVDALKRLCLARTPIELVLPYFPYARQDRVCVTGEALGAKVMASLINQLALDKVTVWDAHSDVVPALLERVENVEQTTLISQCPALQRQLQCGALSLVSPDAGASKKTLKIAQHFGGEVEVIQAQKVRNLKTGEIVQTQVLGEVKGKDLLIVDDICDGGRTFTELAKVLKAQGANSIALYVTHGIFSQGLGVFSGLIDTVYTTNSCRDKGDLVEHHDVQFNMIEL
- a CDS encoding NUDIX hydrolase: MSPDYDLTQYQNPLFTVDSVLFTILQDSLKVLLVKRANAPFKGRWGLPGGFVDVELDDNTDMSALRKIKEKTSVAPQYLEQLQAFSGINRDPRGFSVTLVYYALISPQQVATQIDSVDDVRWVDLSEIPDLAVAFDHKHIIEKAKARLQQKALYSMIPVYCLPDQFTIGQLKTAIEAIIAKPIQRKSLVRRIEASNMFEALDEKVKSGGRLAQLYKLKPDVDIVHFERNLSLG
- a CDS encoding LysR family transcriptional regulator, with protein sequence MLDDLRLFVEVSRRGSFAKAAEDLGIGAPTLSKRMLALEDKLGYPLLLRSARGLTLTNHGQAVVDEMADPLLALHAKSETLSTLEAKTFHLLCPQNLIIDPLYDALQSFQSQHPDIQLHVEPANSVALLSQKRFDLAIRVGELEDSSVYQKRLGKIAVRAVVATEIATTQTLFLPFKASQLPATDEWRALLAQFSHVSYVGDITLVRKLVGSANGAGVLPMTEIAALAAQSQTTFSYIGDCQFIRSIYALWPNQRTPPTYTRDLIELLQMRCQELDYLQGAVITL
- a CDS encoding DUF2798 domain-containing protein; its protein translation is MQKLIFTLLLSLCLSFMVSGWVTYINLGLMADFTTRWAHAFANAWPASFIAAYVLSAPVTTITKRIMEKYHGQQPL
- a CDS encoding putative quinol monooxygenase is translated as MANNHYNVNFIAHITPKTEHYQDCINAIQEILPATRAEVGCLRFELYENENRTQLTLVERFVDQAAFDFHHQQAYTKQVFTLYQGWLAKAVDIIAIKPL
- the rtcR gene encoding RNA repair transcriptional activator RtcR, which translates into the protein MKKTVAVSLIGTQLDFVGKRVDRWARWRPNVSLCSQPDLVIDELHLLHDNHSTRLANNVAVDIESVSPESTVTLHNLNFSNPWDFEEVYAKLFDWCQAQAFDTDNCEYLFHITTGTHVVQICSFLLTESRHFPGRLAQTSPDNSNKNKSVGQVQIIDLDLSKYDQLATRFDSEHLEGKAFLKGGIQTNNEAFNQLITQVEKVAIRAKDPMLLTGPTGAGKSQLATRIFQLKKKRAMLAGEFVSVNCATLKGENAMAALFGHTKGAFTGAQQARDGYLRTANQGVLFLDEIGELGLEEQAMLLHAIENKSFHPVGSDQPVTSDFQLIAGTNRDLFKEVCKGRFREDLLARINLWTYRLPALRDRREDIPANIDYEIDLYAQKMGERVRFNKEAKTLFERFAQSERALWSGNFRDLSSAITRLCTLADSSRIAVSDVQEEIQRLEQNWYAGEQVSGDKILDKYLSKAQLAELDTFDINQLNYVLTICARHASMAAAGRELFNVSRTKKSQVNDSTRLQKYLAKFGLSWRQIHS